From one Paenibacillus terrae HPL-003 genomic stretch:
- a CDS encoding glutamate-5-semialdehyde dehydrogenase: MSELTTNTAAADESQFSEVRVKATLAKKSAGVMNRLTTAQKNEALLAMAEALVNHTEELIAANKNDLERGREMGTSESLLDRLKLTEDRIGSIAEGLRQIVELPDPVGDTLEHIERPNGLRIEKIRVPLGVIGIIYEARPNVTVDAAGLCLKTGNPVVLRGGSAALFSNRKIIEVLQQALDTTAVPRDALQLIEDSDRASVNEMLTLNGLLDVIIPRGGRSLIQNVVQNASVPVIETGAGVCHTYLDATADTQMAEAITLNAKVQRPSVCNSMETLLVHSDYAQAHLTSLAERFREAGVELRGCARTQELVPWAVPATEEDYGTEYNDYIMNIKVVDHLDGVLEHIAQYGTMHSECIVTANEAHAERFLQEVDAAAVYHNASTRFTDGFEFGFGAEIGISTQKLHARGPMGLPALTSTKYRVYGTGQIRE, translated from the coding sequence ATGAGTGAATTAACGACGAACACAGCCGCAGCAGATGAAAGCCAGTTCAGTGAAGTACGCGTCAAAGCGACTCTGGCAAAAAAAAGCGCCGGGGTCATGAACCGACTGACGACAGCACAAAAAAATGAAGCGCTGCTCGCCATGGCTGAAGCACTGGTAAATCATACAGAAGAGCTGATTGCAGCGAACAAAAACGACTTAGAGCGAGGACGGGAAATGGGAACGTCGGAATCACTGCTCGACCGTCTCAAGCTGACCGAAGACCGGATCGGATCCATCGCTGAAGGCTTGCGCCAAATTGTGGAGCTGCCGGATCCGGTCGGTGACACGCTAGAGCATATCGAACGTCCAAACGGTCTGCGTATTGAGAAAATACGTGTGCCGCTGGGTGTCATCGGCATCATCTATGAAGCGCGTCCTAATGTAACGGTCGATGCTGCGGGCCTGTGTCTGAAAACAGGAAATCCGGTTGTGCTGCGCGGTGGCTCGGCTGCTCTGTTTTCCAACCGTAAAATCATTGAAGTTCTCCAACAGGCGTTGGATACAACTGCCGTACCGCGCGATGCGCTTCAGCTCATTGAAGATTCAGACCGTGCCTCTGTCAACGAAATGCTCACCTTGAACGGTCTGCTGGATGTGATCATTCCACGTGGTGGACGTTCGCTCATTCAAAACGTTGTTCAGAACGCTTCCGTGCCTGTAATCGAAACTGGTGCTGGCGTATGCCATACTTATTTGGACGCTACGGCGGATACACAGATGGCTGAGGCAATTACACTGAACGCCAAGGTGCAAAGACCGTCGGTATGTAACTCTATGGAAACACTGCTCGTTCACTCGGATTATGCACAGGCACATCTGACGAGTTTGGCAGAACGCTTCCGTGAGGCCGGGGTCGAGCTGCGCGGCTGCGCACGGACACAAGAACTGGTTCCTTGGGCTGTTCCAGCCACGGAAGAGGATTATGGCACCGAGTATAATGATTACATTATGAATATCAAGGTAGTAGACCATTTGGACGGAGTGCTGGAGCATATTGCTCAGTACGGTACAATGCACTCGGAATGTATTGTGACCGCAAATGAAGCCCATGCCGAACGTTTTCTGCAAGAAGTGGACGCGGCAGCCGTGTATCACAATGCCTCCACCCGCTTCACGGATGGCTTTGAGTTTGGATTTGGTGCCGAGATCGGGATCAGTACGCAAAAATTACATGCTCGCGGTCCAATGGGATTGCCTGCGCTGACTTCAACCAAATATCGCGTGTACGGTACTGGACAAATCAGGGAATAA